In Synechococcus sp. CC9616, the following are encoded in one genomic region:
- a CDS encoding phycobilisome rod-core linker polypeptide — protein MAIPLLKYAPITQNARVAALRTNCEEDERSYSRDIAIDGDNLKTVIESAYRQIYFHAFASDRDANLESQLRNGEITVRDFIRGLCLSDTFKRSFYNLNNNYKVVRHLVQRLLGRKTGGKSEEIAWSIVIATKGVEGMVDELLNSEEYLDAFGYDRVPFQRNRVLPGRDLGDTPFNITTPRYDEYYRGILGFPQIVFTGPTKSIPARSKVKRGGAPSDYMDWVKDVSIGRAQGGNPSTDLDYMARVPYRSIGR, from the coding sequence GTGGCCATCCCCCTCCTCAAGTACGCACCGATCACCCAGAACGCCCGGGTTGCGGCATTGCGTACCAACTGCGAGGAGGACGAGCGTTCCTACTCCAGGGACATCGCCATCGACGGCGACAACCTCAAAACGGTGATCGAGAGCGCCTACCGCCAGATCTATTTCCATGCCTTCGCCTCCGATCGGGACGCGAACCTGGAATCCCAGCTCCGCAACGGCGAGATCACCGTCCGGGACTTCATCCGGGGGCTGTGTCTGTCCGACACTTTCAAGCGGAGCTTCTACAACCTCAACAACAACTACAAGGTGGTGCGCCACCTTGTGCAACGCCTGCTGGGTCGCAAGACCGGCGGCAAGTCAGAGGAGATCGCCTGGTCGATCGTGATCGCCACCAAGGGTGTGGAAGGAATGGTGGATGAGCTCCTGAACAGCGAGGAGTATCTGGATGCCTTCGGTTACGACCGGGTGCCCTTCCAGAGAAACAGGGTGCTCCCGGGTCGTGACCTTGGCGACACACCCTTCAACATCACCACCCCCCGTTACGACGAGTACTACCGAGGGATTCTCGGCTTCCCTCAGATCGTGTTCACCGGGCCGACCAAATCGATTCCGGCTCGTTCCAAAGTCAAGAGAGGGGGTGCACCGAGCGACTACATGGATTGGGTCAAGGACGTCTCCATCGGGCGGGCTCAGGGTGGAAACCCGAGCACCGATCTGGATTACATGGCGAGGGTTCCCTACCGCAGCATTGGCCGCTGA
- a CDS encoding phospholipase D-like domain-containing protein, whose amino-acid sequence NKTVITGSFNWSPAASHTNDETLLVIHSPQLAKHFTREMDRLWDTAKLGITPHIQRKLDRQRIKCGDGVERR is encoded by the coding sequence ACAACAAAACTGTGATCACAGGCAGCTTCAACTGGTCACCCGCTGCCTCACACACCAACGACGAAACCCTGCTGGTGATCCACTCACCCCAACTCGCCAAACACTTCACCCGTGAAATGGATCGCCTCTGGGACACTGCCAAGCTGGGGATCACACCGCACATCCAACGCAAACTCGACCGGCAGCGGATCAAGTGCGGGGATGGGGTGGAGAGGCGCTAG
- a CDS encoding N-6 DNA methylase: protein MSKPHCEPQKDVFNSFANGISTCKSEQDVRELFSRTIYPSLGIPEPLAKHVKHAFTIPRGELDSLYGKLIIEFKAPGEIPLQASSPKLAEQYNQVEKYIKGISRIEQLDDQEIPGILFDGKTISFISLINGAIASDGPHKFDFYYFKRLVEKIFYGLTSPKALTSKNLISDFSCQSTTTKQAIQALYTLTTGFENERSKLLFSQWKTYFQEICGYEFKPQKNLNRVLEADYGITDPVIEKLIFSIHTYFTIITTLLSIKLGSIFSPAFNSEYWLKSTQEGATEASWRKIFTNQPFAEVGFINLIEPLFFDWFLDEDFDNINQIIASISSSISSYTSETLNLNQVGERDILKDLYESLSPPELRHALGEYYTPDWLVDQTLSRADYKPMQGEITIDPACGSGSFLMAAIKKYKHINQPHKRDLCLSILHDIKGIDLNPLAVASSKLNYLIAIGSELLRSTAGEDIEIPVYMSDSMLSPIEYKFEESECFIVPTKACNFRLSKKHVENAGFQISMNVLQSSIKNKDSLELFNAKILSNTRFSQTEVSEFLHPLHQELEELEKQGLDGIWAGIIKNFFAPSFMGKAKYIIGNPPWINWENLPEAYRDSIKQYWSEYAYNLFRIKGFNARLGSAHDDICVLMTYIVSDTLLKFDGTIAFILPQTLFKSKGGGDGFRGFEIKDNFYLDVQSVDDMASIKPFDAANKTSIFIAKKSKKPTSYPVRYIKWVKKKGGGLRKTDNLNTIIGKTLCTEQVAIPIDKKNISSPWLSGESSTVFQLRSLVGNSTYRARKGVDTSLNQIFWVKINSTKGNLSEISNCQSRGRSQVRKKEGVWIESQSLYPLLRGSNFRKWKYSTELYQILLYDHMTGKPLNEVDAQMQAPKAVRYFDDIDYKNLLQNRAIYRQHLKGKPHYSCFDIGKYTFAENKVVWKALATGMEACVINRDQEDRLIIPDHNVLMIPTETEKEAHYLCGVLNSDLCTAFVKSYIEWFFSAHILEYFAIPKFNQSNTLHIDIANLSESAHQAESDSVLNLIEQDLNSLTKKLFKVEKTFK from the coding sequence ATGTCGAAGCCACATTGCGAGCCACAAAAGGACGTATTTAATTCCTTTGCGAACGGCATTTCGACCTGCAAATCAGAGCAAGACGTAAGAGAACTTTTTTCGAGAACAATTTATCCGAGCCTGGGAATTCCCGAGCCTCTCGCAAAACATGTTAAGCACGCATTCACGATTCCAAGGGGCGAGCTTGATTCGCTGTATGGAAAACTCATCATTGAATTCAAAGCCCCAGGGGAAATTCCTCTACAAGCTTCATCCCCAAAACTTGCGGAACAATACAACCAAGTAGAAAAATATATAAAAGGCATATCTAGAATTGAACAACTTGACGACCAGGAAATACCCGGAATCCTCTTCGATGGAAAGACAATCTCTTTTATAAGTCTGATCAATGGCGCTATAGCCTCAGATGGTCCACATAAATTTGACTTCTACTATTTCAAGAGGCTGGTCGAAAAGATCTTTTACGGACTCACTTCTCCGAAAGCCCTAACATCAAAAAACCTCATAAGCGATTTCAGCTGTCAATCCACTACAACAAAACAAGCCATACAAGCACTTTACACGCTGACGACTGGATTCGAAAACGAACGAAGCAAGCTATTATTTTCGCAATGGAAAACATACTTTCAAGAGATATGTGGATATGAATTCAAACCGCAAAAGAACTTGAACAGAGTCCTAGAAGCCGATTATGGAATCACGGACCCAGTCATCGAAAAACTAATCTTCTCAATACACACATACTTTACCATTATCACCACGCTTCTATCAATTAAGCTGGGATCAATATTTTCACCAGCATTCAACAGCGAGTACTGGCTCAAATCGACACAAGAGGGCGCAACAGAGGCTTCCTGGCGCAAAATTTTCACTAATCAACCATTTGCAGAAGTGGGATTCATAAATCTCATTGAACCACTATTCTTTGACTGGTTTCTAGACGAAGACTTTGACAACATAAATCAAATAATTGCATCTATATCCTCATCCATCTCAAGCTATACAAGTGAAACACTGAATCTCAATCAAGTAGGAGAGAGAGATATTCTCAAAGACCTCTATGAGTCATTATCACCACCAGAGCTACGACACGCCCTCGGAGAATATTACACACCAGACTGGTTGGTCGACCAAACTCTTAGTAGGGCAGATTACAAACCTATGCAGGGCGAGATCACTATTGACCCAGCATGCGGATCAGGATCTTTCTTAATGGCGGCAATTAAAAAATACAAACACATCAACCAACCTCACAAAAGGGATCTGTGCTTAAGCATTTTGCACGATATTAAAGGGATTGACCTGAACCCACTAGCAGTAGCCTCAAGCAAATTAAACTATTTAATCGCTATTGGCAGTGAATTACTTCGTTCAACTGCCGGGGAAGATATCGAAATACCAGTATATATGAGCGACTCAATGCTTTCCCCCATTGAGTACAAGTTTGAAGAGTCGGAGTGCTTTATTGTTCCAACAAAAGCATGCAATTTCAGACTAAGCAAAAAGCATGTCGAAAATGCTGGCTTTCAAATCAGTATGAACGTCCTTCAAAGTAGCATCAAAAACAAAGACAGTTTAGAACTCTTTAACGCAAAGATCCTAAGCAATACTAGATTCAGCCAGACGGAAGTTAGTGAATTCTTGCACCCGTTGCATCAAGAACTTGAAGAGCTTGAGAAGCAAGGACTTGATGGCATATGGGCTGGAATCATTAAAAACTTCTTTGCACCATCATTCATGGGCAAAGCAAAATATATCATAGGCAATCCGCCTTGGATTAACTGGGAAAACCTACCAGAAGCATACAGAGACTCAATAAAACAGTACTGGAGTGAATACGCGTACAATCTATTTCGAATCAAGGGGTTTAACGCAAGACTAGGAAGTGCGCATGACGACATATGTGTTTTGATGACCTATATCGTCTCTGACACTCTTCTAAAATTTGACGGCACAATAGCATTTATTTTACCTCAAACATTATTCAAATCAAAAGGGGGCGGAGATGGATTCAGAGGCTTTGAAATTAAAGACAATTTTTACCTAGATGTACAATCTGTAGATGACATGGCATCCATCAAGCCATTTGATGCAGCCAATAAAACCTCAATATTTATTGCCAAGAAATCAAAAAAGCCCACTTCATATCCAGTTCGATATATTAAATGGGTGAAGAAAAAAGGGGGAGGTCTGAGGAAAACTGATAATTTAAACACTATCATAGGCAAGACATTATGCACTGAACAGGTTGCAATTCCAATTGACAAAAAGAATATTTCGTCGCCATGGCTCTCCGGTGAATCAAGTACAGTATTCCAATTAAGATCACTAGTTGGAAACTCAACCTATAGAGCGAGAAAAGGGGTAGACACTAGCCTTAATCAAATCTTTTGGGTCAAAATAAATAGCACCAAAGGTAATCTTAGTGAAATATCTAACTGCCAAAGCAGAGGAAGATCTCAAGTTAGAAAAAAAGAAGGAGTTTGGATTGAATCGCAATCCTTGTATCCATTATTAAGAGGATCTAACTTCAGAAAGTGGAAATATTCAACAGAGCTTTATCAAATTCTTCTATACGATCACATGACAGGAAAGCCTCTTAACGAGGTCGATGCACAGATGCAGGCACCAAAAGCAGTTAGATACTTTGACGACATCGACTATAAGAACTTGTTGCAAAATAGAGCAATATACCGGCAACATCTAAAAGGTAAACCTCACTACTCTTGCTTTGATATCGGAAAATATACATTTGCTGAAAATAAAGTTGTCTGGAAAGCCCTTGCAACAGGAATGGAAGCATGTGTTATTAATCGCGATCAGGAAGACAGACTCATCATTCCAGACCACAATGTCTTGATGATACCTACAGAAACTGAAAAAGAGGCGCATTATTTATGCGGCGTACTTAATAGTGATCTTTGCACTGCTTTTGTCAAATCATACATCGAATGGTTTTTCTCTGCGCATATATTAGAATATTTTGCAATACCAAAGTTTAACCAATCCAACACTCTCCACATAGATATTGCCAACCTGAGCGAAAGTGCCCATCAGGCTGAATCCGATTCGGTATTAAATTTAATCGAGCAAGACCTGAATAGCCTCACAAAAAAGCTATTTAAAGTTGAAAAGACTTTTAAGTGA
- a CDS encoding phospholipase D-like domain-containing protein gives MHHKFAVIDNKTVITGSFNWSPAASHTNDETLL, from the coding sequence CTGCACCACAAGTTTGCGGTGATCGACAACAAAACTGTGATCACAGGCAGCTTCAACTGGTCACCCGCTGCCTCACACACCAACGACGAAACCCTGCT
- the sufB gene encoding Fe-S cluster assembly protein SufB, whose product MTSTSTRDLVSQPYKYGFVTEIETDKIAKGLSEQVVRLISEKKQEPAFLLDFRLKAFRHWLTLEEPDWAALGHPPIDYQDIVYYAAPKQQDKKDSLDEVDPKLLETFDKLGIPLSEQKRLSNVAVDAVFDSVSIATTYKEKLAEHGVVFCSFSEAVKDHPELIERYLGTVVSSNDNYFAALNSAVFSDGSFVFIPKGVECPMELSTYFRINSGDTGQFERTLIVAEEGASVSYLEGCTAPMFDTNQLHAAVVELVALDDASIKYSTVQNWYAGDENGVGGIYNFVTKRGQCRGVRSRISWTQVETGSAITWKYPSCVLQGADSVGEFYSVALTNNCQQADTGTKMVHVGPRTRSTIVSKGISAGRSSNSYRGLVQMGPAARGARNYSQCDSMLIGDQAAANTYPYIRSQQPQAAIEHEASTCRISEDQLFYLQSRGIGFEEAVSMMVSGFCRDVFNQLPMEFAAEADKLLALKLEGSVG is encoded by the coding sequence ATGACGAGCACCTCCACCCGCGATCTTGTCAGTCAGCCGTACAAATACGGTTTCGTCACTGAGATCGAGACTGACAAGATCGCCAAGGGGCTGAGTGAACAGGTTGTTCGCCTGATCTCCGAAAAGAAGCAGGAGCCTGCGTTTCTGCTCGACTTCAGGCTGAAGGCGTTCCGGCACTGGCTGACCCTGGAGGAGCCGGACTGGGCTGCCCTGGGTCATCCCCCGATCGACTACCAGGACATCGTTTATTACGCCGCTCCCAAGCAGCAGGACAAGAAAGACAGCCTGGATGAAGTTGATCCAAAGCTGCTTGAAACCTTCGACAAGCTGGGCATCCCACTCAGCGAACAGAAGCGGCTGAGCAACGTGGCTGTCGACGCTGTGTTCGACAGCGTTTCGATTGCCACTACATATAAGGAGAAGCTGGCGGAGCACGGCGTCGTGTTCTGTTCCTTCAGCGAAGCGGTGAAGGACCATCCCGAGTTGATCGAGCGCTACCTGGGCACGGTGGTCTCCAGTAACGACAACTACTTCGCTGCACTGAATTCAGCGGTGTTCAGTGATGGCTCCTTTGTGTTCATCCCCAAAGGTGTCGAGTGCCCGATGGAGCTCTCCACCTACTTCCGGATCAACTCCGGGGACACGGGCCAGTTCGAACGCACGCTCATCGTTGCTGAGGAAGGGGCCTCCGTGAGCTATCTGGAGGGATGCACCGCTCCGATGTTTGATACCAATCAGCTCCACGCCGCCGTGGTGGAGCTGGTGGCTCTCGATGATGCCTCAATCAAGTACTCGACCGTTCAGAACTGGTATGCCGGAGATGAAAACGGTGTTGGTGGCATCTACAACTTCGTCACCAAGCGCGGCCAGTGCCGCGGTGTGCGCAGCCGCATCAGCTGGACCCAGGTGGAGACCGGTTCAGCCATCACCTGGAAATACCCAAGCTGTGTTCTTCAAGGGGCCGATTCCGTTGGTGAGTTCTACTCCGTGGCCCTCACCAACAACTGCCAGCAGGCGGACACCGGAACCAAGATGGTGCATGTAGGCCCTCGCACGCGCTCCACGATCGTGAGCAAGGGCATCAGTGCCGGACGCTCAAGCAACAGCTACCGCGGGCTGGTGCAGATGGGCCCTGCTGCCAGAGGTGCACGCAACTACAGCCAGTGCGATTCGATGCTGATCGGAGATCAGGCCGCGGCGAACACCTACCCCTACATCCGTTCTCAGCAGCCTCAGGCGGCGATTGAACATGAAGCCAGCACCTGCCGGATCTCGGAGGATCAGCTGTTCTACCTGCAGAGTCGGGGCATCGGTTTTGAAGAGGCGGTGTCGATGATGGTGAGCGGTTTCTGCCGGGATGTGTTCAACCAGTTGCCCATGGAGTTCGCCGCCGAAGCTGACAAGCTGCTGGCCCTCAAGCTTGAGGGCTCCGTGGGCTGA
- a CDS encoding phycobiliprotein lyase: MPLEIPDAIRFFQLSCGRWRSQRSQHHLLHRRAEAGASFIVVEELLKGDARLAEIASRNNEAAERIVGGCWVRWSGSMAWDRAGESHEDQTMFGLIPDDESGRSGLLLRDRGYAEKAPVAGRFRMDDENGLILTTDYEMMSSLERFWFAGENLRLRTSTVQGLSNNASFCMETRQLDDVVPSAPNRSRRSPGQAPFGW; this comes from the coding sequence ATGCCCCTTGAGATCCCGGACGCCATCCGTTTCTTTCAGCTCAGCTGCGGGCGCTGGCGCTCCCAACGCAGCCAGCACCATCTGCTGCATCGTCGAGCCGAAGCCGGTGCCTCATTCATCGTGGTGGAGGAGCTGCTTAAAGGGGATGCGCGGTTGGCGGAGATCGCCTCCCGCAACAACGAAGCCGCCGAGCGCATCGTCGGAGGCTGCTGGGTGCGCTGGAGCGGCTCGATGGCCTGGGACCGCGCCGGCGAATCCCATGAAGACCAGACCATGTTCGGCCTGATCCCCGACGACGAAAGCGGCCGCAGCGGCCTGCTGCTGCGTGATCGGGGTTATGCCGAGAAGGCTCCCGTCGCTGGTCGCTTCCGCATGGACGACGAGAACGGTCTGATCCTCACCACCGATTACGAAATGATGAGCTCGCTGGAGCGCTTCTGGTTCGCCGGCGAGAACCTGCGGCTGCGCACCAGCACGGTGCAGGGGCTGTCGAACAACGCCTCCTTCTGCATGGAAACGCGCCAACTGGACGATGTGGTCCCATCTGCACCGAACCGATCGCGCCGCTCCCCAGGCCAGGCACCCTTCGGCTGGTAA
- a CDS encoding ferredoxin-thioredoxin reductase catalytic domain-containing protein, whose translation MSDATPEPSAESLEVIRKFAETYAQRTGTYFCTDPSVTAVVLKGLARHKDELGGALCPCRHYEDKEAEVSQAFWNCPCVPMRERKECHCMLFLTEDNPFASEEKAQTISTETIHATAG comes from the coding sequence ATGTCTGACGCCACGCCAGAGCCCAGCGCTGAAAGTCTTGAAGTGATCCGCAAGTTCGCTGAGACCTACGCGCAGCGGACCGGAACTTATTTCTGCACCGATCCCAGCGTTACGGCCGTTGTTCTGAAGGGACTGGCCCGACATAAGGACGAGCTTGGCGGAGCTCTGTGCCCCTGCCGTCATTACGAAGACAAAGAAGCAGAGGTTTCACAGGCGTTCTGGAATTGTCCCTGTGTGCCGATGCGGGAACGCAAGGAATGCCATTGCATGCTGTTTCTCACCGAGGACAACCCCTTCGCCAGTGAAGAGAAGGCCCAGACGATCAGCACTGAAACGATCCACGCCACAGCTGGCTGA
- the sufR gene encoding iron-sulfur cluster biosynthesis transcriptional regulator SufR codes for MRAPAQASNRETVLTLLLRRGESEASVLAETMGISVQAMRRHLRSLANENLVESTPMSTGPGRPSNRWHLTRKGRDHFPDGSGHFALGLLDSMRATLPPETVASLLNQQALDKAAQYRHQLGDAPLSQRLQKLADLRRIEGYVTECLLDDDGSWKLQEMHCSVQRIAEEFPAVCDQELLLIRNTVPDCEVERVHWRLEGGHACGFRITPGR; via the coding sequence ATGAGAGCGCCGGCCCAGGCCAGCAACCGCGAGACCGTTCTCACTCTGCTGCTGCGCCGGGGTGAGTCGGAGGCGTCTGTGCTTGCCGAAACCATGGGGATTTCCGTGCAGGCGATGCGTCGCCATCTGCGGAGCCTGGCGAACGAGAACCTGGTGGAATCCACCCCGATGTCGACGGGTCCGGGCCGACCAAGCAACCGCTGGCACCTCACCCGGAAGGGGCGGGATCACTTCCCTGACGGCAGCGGACACTTCGCCCTTGGCCTGCTCGATTCCATGCGAGCCACCCTGCCCCCGGAAACGGTGGCCAGCCTGCTGAATCAACAGGCGCTCGACAAGGCCGCCCAGTACCGCCACCAGCTTGGGGATGCTCCCCTGTCGCAGCGGCTTCAGAAGCTCGCGGACCTCAGACGCATCGAGGGCTACGTCACGGAGTGCCTCCTCGATGACGACGGCAGCTGGAAACTGCAGGAAATGCATTGCTCCGTGCAGCGAATCGCTGAAGAATTCCCAGCGGTCTGCGACCAGGAGCTGCTGTTGATCCGCAACACGGTTCCGGACTGCGAGGTGGAGAGGGTTCACTGGCGCCTTGAGGGAGGCCATGCCTGTGGCTTCCGCATCACCCCTGGCCGTTGA
- the sufC gene encoding Fe-S cluster assembly ATPase SufC, with product MIRSDAELLLDITDLQASVDDQPILKGVNLRVRAGEVHAVMGRNGSGKSTLSKVLAGHPAYRVTAGSVSYRGRDLFELEPEERARLGVFLGFQYPVEIPGVSNLEFLRVATNARRQSCGEEELDTFDFEDHVREKLNVVQMDPAFLERSLNEGFSGGEKKRNEILQMALLKPVVAILDETDSGLDIDALRIVAGGVNQLATEENATLLITHYQRLLDEITPDYVHVMADGRILRTGGRELALELEQTGYDWVDRELAAQGAS from the coding sequence GTGATTCGCTCCGACGCCGAACTGCTTCTCGACATCACCGACCTGCAGGCGTCTGTGGATGATCAGCCGATCCTGAAGGGGGTGAATCTCCGCGTTCGAGCTGGCGAGGTACATGCGGTGATGGGTCGCAATGGCAGTGGCAAAAGCACCCTCTCCAAAGTTCTTGCTGGCCATCCCGCTTACAGAGTCACCGCCGGATCCGTGAGCTACCGCGGTCGTGATCTCTTTGAGCTTGAGCCCGAGGAGCGGGCCCGTTTGGGGGTGTTTCTCGGTTTTCAGTATCCGGTGGAGATTCCTGGCGTCAGCAACCTGGAATTCCTGCGGGTTGCCACCAATGCCCGACGCCAGAGCTGCGGCGAGGAGGAACTCGACACGTTTGATTTTGAGGATCACGTGCGGGAGAAACTCAACGTTGTTCAGATGGATCCCGCTTTCCTCGAACGCAGCTTGAACGAAGGCTTTTCCGGTGGCGAGAAGAAGCGCAATGAGATCCTCCAAATGGCCTTGCTGAAGCCGGTGGTAGCCATCCTTGATGAGACCGATTCCGGCCTTGATATCGATGCCCTCCGCATCGTGGCGGGGGGGGTCAATCAGCTGGCAACAGAGGAGAACGCAACGTTGTTGATCACGCACTACCAGCGGTTACTGGATGAGATCACACCTGATTACGTCCATGTGATGGCCGATGGGCGGATCCTGCGTACAGGTGGTCGCGAGCTGGCGCTGGAACTGGAGCAGACCGGCTACGACTGGGTTGATCGTGAACTTGCGGCGCAGGGAGCGTCTTGA
- a CDS encoding phospholipase D-like domain-containing protein, protein HKFAVIDNKTVITGSFNWSPAASHTNDETLLVIHSPQLAKHFTREIDRLWDSAELGITPHIQRKLDRQRIKCGDGVERE, encoded by the coding sequence CCACAAGTTTGCGGTGATCGACAACAAAACTGTGATCACAGGCAGCTTCAACTGGTCACCCGCTGCCTCACACACCAACGACGAAACCCTGCTGGTGATCCACTCACCCCAACTCGCCAAACACTTCACCCGTGAGATAGATCGCCTCTGGGACAGCGCTGAGCTGGGGATTACACCTCACATCCAACGCAAACTCGATCGTCAACGGATCAAGTGCGGGGATGGGGTGGAGAGGGAATGA
- a CDS encoding DUF4912 domain-containing protein, translating to MSQTLSSLARLTLRQLRQIASDMGVPLYSRKSKEALVDEVAQRQEKRGGDLKAIEAELTAPSISSTETRVVFLPRDPQWAYVFWEISDDDRKRAQKEGASRLCLRLADVTGIHDGSAHPHTLQEVPVDSHSTEWYLPVPLCDRDYRVELGYRINNAWMSLAFSSVARVPALHPSEQILDQFVPFSLESAAPASAPAPVTPAEPSDSGLHERLYQSATVHFRSRRVGSEEFQEGIDSGDRSGLSDSGIGLWASGRNESGLGGVTPRQRSFWLVADAELIVYGATDPSARLTIGGEDVPLSTDGTFRIQVPFRDGDQVYAVEATAADGEQKRNITLNFQRQTPEDNSNPASEAKAEWF from the coding sequence GTGTCCCAAACCCTGTCATCCCTGGCACGTCTAACTCTGCGCCAACTTCGGCAGATCGCCAGCGACATGGGCGTCCCCCTCTACAGCCGCAAGAGCAAGGAAGCCCTCGTTGACGAGGTTGCACAACGCCAGGAGAAGCGTGGTGGCGATCTCAAGGCCATCGAAGCCGAACTGACAGCCCCATCGATCTCATCCACCGAAACGCGGGTTGTTTTCCTGCCTCGCGATCCCCAGTGGGCCTATGTGTTCTGGGAGATTTCCGACGACGATCGGAAGCGTGCCCAGAAGGAAGGTGCAAGCCGGCTGTGCCTGCGACTTGCCGACGTCACCGGCATTCACGACGGCAGTGCCCACCCCCACACCTTGCAGGAAGTCCCTGTCGACAGCCACAGCACTGAGTGGTATCTGCCTGTTCCTCTTTGCGACCGCGATTACCGCGTCGAGCTGGGATATCGGATCAACAATGCCTGGATGTCCCTGGCCTTCTCCTCCGTGGCCCGCGTCCCTGCTCTCCACCCGAGCGAGCAGATCCTCGACCAATTCGTGCCCTTCAGCCTGGAATCGGCAGCTCCTGCATCCGCTCCAGCTCCCGTGACTCCTGCCGAGCCCAGCGACAGTGGCTTGCACGAGCGCCTCTACCAAAGCGCCACCGTTCACTTCCGCAGCCGCAGGGTTGGTTCCGAGGAATTCCAGGAAGGCATCGACAGCGGCGATCGCAGTGGCCTGAGTGATTCAGGAATCGGTCTCTGGGCAAGCGGACGCAACGAGTCCGGCCTGGGAGGCGTGACGCCACGTCAACGATCTTTCTGGCTTGTTGCCGATGCTGAGCTGATTGTGTACGGCGCCACTGATCCATCGGCCCGTCTCACCATCGGTGGCGAAGATGTGCCCCTCTCCACCGATGGCACCTTCCGGATTCAGGTTCCCTTCCGCGATGGAGATCAGGTGTATGCCGTCGAGGCCACCGCTGCCGATGGTGAACAGAAACGCAACATCACTCTCAACTTCCAGCGCCAGACCCCTGAAGACAACAGCAATCCGGCCAGCGAAGCAAAAGCTGAGTGGTTCTGA
- a CDS encoding phospholipase D-like domain-containing protein, translating to MLFNHSDGRRYRSPLTGIWRNGDDLEQTLVDAIDAAESEILVAIQQLTLPRIAKALIAAQQRGLKVHVILENTYSTPWSRQLAVHLPKYQRRQWQQFNQLADRNQDGVTTPAEAADADAVALLLNAGIPLIDDTEDGSRGSGLMHHKFMVLDGTQVITGSANATSSGIHGDAGAASSRGNVNHFLSIRSPELADLFREEFQRMWGDGPGGKQDSLFGLAKESGGVKTVMVGKTRIDVLFAPHRKREPVHSLTWLGEQLASAQRSIDMALFVFSAQQLTSVLQGRVEAGVDVRLVADPGFASRPFSEVLDLLGVALPDRNCKIERNNQPFEQALKGVGTPRLARGDKLHHKFAVIDNKTVITGSFNWSPAASHTN from the coding sequence GTGTTGTTCAACCACAGCGATGGACGTCGCTACCGCAGCCCGCTCACCGGGATATGGCGCAACGGCGACGACCTCGAACAGACCCTGGTGGATGCGATTGACGCGGCAGAGAGCGAAATCCTGGTGGCCATCCAACAGCTGACGCTGCCTCGTATCGCCAAGGCCTTGATCGCTGCTCAACAACGCGGGCTCAAGGTCCACGTGATTCTGGAAAACACCTACAGCACCCCCTGGAGCCGCCAACTGGCTGTCCATCTGCCCAAATATCAACGGCGGCAATGGCAACAGTTCAATCAATTGGCCGATCGCAATCAAGACGGCGTCACCACCCCAGCGGAGGCTGCCGATGCCGATGCCGTAGCGCTGCTGCTGAACGCCGGGATCCCCTTGATCGACGACACGGAAGACGGCAGCCGAGGCAGTGGCCTGATGCACCACAAATTCATGGTGCTCGATGGAACGCAGGTGATCACGGGCAGTGCCAATGCCACCAGCTCCGGAATCCACGGAGACGCTGGAGCCGCGAGCAGCCGCGGCAACGTCAATCATTTCCTCAGCATCCGCAGTCCAGAGCTCGCTGATCTCTTTCGCGAGGAATTCCAGCGTATGTGGGGTGATGGCCCTGGAGGCAAACAGGACAGCCTGTTCGGACTTGCCAAGGAGAGCGGTGGGGTCAAGACGGTGATGGTGGGGAAGACTCGAATTGACGTGTTGTTCGCGCCGCATCGAAAACGCGAGCCGGTCCACAGCCTCACGTGGCTGGGTGAACAACTCGCCTCAGCACAACGAAGCATTGATATGGCCTTGTTTGTCTTCTCAGCTCAACAGCTCACCTCAGTACTGCAAGGAAGAGTGGAGGCAGGTGTTGATGTGAGGCTCGTGGCCGATCCCGGATTCGCCAGCAGACCGTTCTCAGAAGTTCTGGATCTCTTGGGGGTCGCGCTGCCGGATCGGAACTGCAAAATCGAACGCAACAATCAGCCATTTGAACAGGCACTCAAAGGTGTCGGCACCCCTCGCCTCGCCCGCGGCGACAAGCTCCACCACAAGTTTGCGGTGATCGACAACAAAACTGTGATCACAGGCAGCTTCAACTGGTCACCCGCTGCCTCACACACCAAC